One stretch of Rosistilla oblonga DNA includes these proteins:
- a CDS encoding carboxymuconolactone decarboxylase family protein — protein MIPKPYRQMHDQFPEYMQAYEAFAAAAAKSGPLDAKSVALTKLAISIGAGLEGGTHSHARKALEAGCLPDELRHVAMLSAPTIGFPTMMRARMWVEDVLTKAAAKESTETQQP, from the coding sequence ATGATCCCCAAGCCCTACCGACAGATGCACGACCAATTCCCCGAGTACATGCAGGCCTACGAAGCATTCGCAGCCGCAGCGGCTAAGTCGGGGCCGCTGGATGCCAAATCGGTCGCCCTGACAAAACTGGCGATCTCGATCGGCGCGGGGCTCGAAGGAGGAACCCATTCGCACGCCCGCAAGGCACTCGAAGCGGGCTGCTTGCCCGACGAACTGCGACACGTCGCAATGCTCTCCGCTCCGACGATCGGCTTCCCCACGATGATGCGTGCTCGGATGTGGGTCGAAGATGTACTGACCAAAGCGGCTGCGAAAGAGAGCACCGAAACTCAGCAGCCATAA
- a CDS encoding calmodulin-binding protein → MIRRCLIAAFVAVAFCCVTEQADAQQQAYGQNWGGANGSRDWNRFYHYPYVYYPQNFYAPQYFQSADDLYHRYPQEMRIPVYNKKWHNYYPAGRRYHYGHHFILDVF, encoded by the coding sequence ATGATTCGTCGATGCCTGATCGCGGCGTTTGTTGCCGTCGCATTTTGCTGTGTTACTGAACAAGCGGACGCACAGCAACAAGCCTATGGGCAAAATTGGGGTGGAGCCAACGGTTCGCGCGACTGGAATCGCTTCTACCACTACCCATACGTCTATTACCCACAGAACTTTTACGCGCCGCAGTACTTCCAGAGTGCTGACGATTTGTATCATCGCTATCCTCAGGAAATGCGGATTCCGGTCTACAATAAGAAGTGGCACAACTACTATCCAGCCGGTCGCCGTTATCATTACGGCCATCACTTCATCCTGGACGTCTTTTAG
- a CDS encoding helix-turn-helix domain-containing protein, with protein MSAGSRGTSIRPLGKILEAIGEPVYVVTRDGRFEYFNRAALEWLGCESQPLLDWKPSPDRDPASAIDALALSLQPPKILRRGRPISQPIAPRVETLQGPASREMLFIPLGETAVEFVVAVGDCHWSGEASAESIDLVSLSRQLAAIRQQYPRLNQLGPLVGASGAAEHLRRQASLAAECSSNVFLVGRSGCGGDQLALAIHRRPTESPSAWSSLTPIDCALMDAELLEAALSPVIARLGGSSTARATVLLRNLDRLAVEAQSPLRQRLAEFGSRLRCISLSELSVAECLRSEHLDGDLIYRLATLEIAVPSLTQRIIDLPLIVQFLIERRAKPNQIIDGISRPALDLLSTYPWPGDFDELDAAIRHSMRESGSPVIQPQHLPLAIRSYTPPDPAATADDRPIDLDRLLARIERELIDRALERSDGNRAEAARRLGISRSRLLRRIDDSDDSTEAEG; from the coding sequence ATGTCCGCTGGCTCGCGCGGCACCAGTATCCGACCACTCGGAAAGATTCTTGAAGCGATCGGCGAGCCGGTTTATGTCGTCACTCGCGACGGCCGCTTCGAGTACTTTAACCGAGCGGCTTTGGAATGGCTGGGCTGCGAATCGCAGCCGTTGCTCGACTGGAAACCGTCGCCCGATCGCGATCCCGCGTCGGCGATCGACGCGCTGGCACTGTCGCTGCAGCCGCCAAAGATCCTCCGTCGCGGCCGACCGATCTCGCAACCGATCGCTCCCCGCGTCGAGACCCTTCAGGGGCCAGCGTCCCGAGAGATGTTGTTCATTCCGTTGGGAGAGACCGCCGTCGAATTTGTCGTGGCGGTGGGCGATTGCCACTGGTCGGGTGAGGCGAGTGCGGAGTCGATCGATCTGGTTTCGCTGAGTCGTCAGTTAGCCGCGATCCGCCAGCAGTATCCCCGGCTGAATCAGCTTGGTCCGTTGGTTGGAGCATCGGGGGCGGCGGAGCACTTGCGCCGCCAAGCTTCTTTGGCTGCAGAGTGCTCGTCGAACGTCTTTCTCGTCGGCCGATCGGGTTGCGGGGGCGATCAGCTTGCCTTGGCGATTCATCGCCGCCCGACCGAATCTCCGTCGGCGTGGAGTTCGTTGACGCCAATCGATTGTGCGTTGATGGATGCGGAGTTGTTGGAAGCGGCGCTCTCGCCGGTGATCGCTCGGTTGGGCGGCAGTTCGACCGCGCGGGCAACGGTTCTGCTTCGCAATCTCGATCGCTTGGCCGTCGAAGCTCAGTCGCCGTTGCGGCAAAGGTTGGCCGAGTTCGGATCGCGTTTGCGATGCATCAGTTTGTCGGAGTTGTCGGTCGCCGAATGTCTGCGAAGCGAACATCTGGATGGCGATCTGATCTACCGCTTGGCAACGCTCGAGATCGCCGTTCCCTCGTTGACTCAGCGGATCATCGACCTGCCGTTGATCGTTCAGTTTTTGATTGAACGCCGCGCCAAACCGAATCAAATCATCGACGGCATCTCGCGGCCGGCGCTCGACTTGTTGAGCACCTATCCGTGGCCTGGCGACTTCGACGAACTGGATGCTGCGATCCGGCACAGCATGCGGGAGAGCGGTTCGCCGGTCATTCAGCCGCAACATCTACCGTTGGCGATCCGGTCCTATACGCCCCCGGATCCGGCGGCGACCGCCGACGATCGGCCTATCGATTTGGATCGCTTGTTGGCGCGAATCGAACGCGAGTTGATCGATCGAGCATTGGAACGCAGCGATGGAAATCGGGCCGAAGCAGCTCGGCGGCTGGGGATCAGCCGGTCGCGACTGTTACGTCGGATCGACGACAGCGACGATTCAACCGAAGCGGAGGGCTGA
- a CDS encoding Mrp/NBP35 family ATP-binding protein, whose amino-acid sequence MTPDDIRSAIADFPDPETGRPIGSTDQIKSISCDSGIQVQVGLTSHSAALKEEVVEQLASRIVSRFAGQSPAIEIVEHDRPPARLGQIGLRVKSVIAVGSGKGGVGKSTVATSLAQCLQRFGSKVGLMDADVYGPSVPHLLGLSGRPEVDENKRIIPIKKGPMPVMSMGFLVEPDQAVIWRGPMLHSSVTQFLRDTDWGLLDYLIIDMPPGTGDVALTLSQILPLSGAVIVCTPQEVALLDAVKAIAMFGKVHIPILGMVENMSGFQCPDCNKHYDIFGKGGARDKAEELQTPFLGGVPINIPLRIAGDQGKLAECLDDDAIRAPMDQVARAVVRTLAAKNAAAPATPQLPTL is encoded by the coding sequence ATGACACCCGATGATATTCGTTCGGCGATCGCCGATTTTCCCGATCCCGAAACCGGTCGTCCGATCGGTTCGACCGATCAAATCAAGAGCATCAGCTGTGATTCCGGGATCCAGGTGCAGGTTGGTTTGACCAGCCACTCGGCCGCGCTCAAAGAAGAGGTTGTCGAACAGTTGGCGTCGCGGATTGTCAGCCGATTCGCGGGGCAGAGTCCAGCGATCGAAATCGTCGAGCACGACCGTCCGCCAGCGCGACTGGGGCAGATTGGATTGCGAGTCAAAAGCGTAATCGCGGTTGGTTCGGGAAAGGGCGGTGTCGGTAAAAGTACGGTTGCCACCAGCTTGGCGCAGTGCCTGCAACGCTTCGGTTCGAAGGTCGGGCTGATGGACGCCGATGTCTATGGACCGAGCGTTCCGCATCTGCTGGGACTTTCGGGACGCCCGGAGGTCGATGAGAACAAACGGATCATCCCGATCAAAAAGGGCCCGATGCCGGTGATGTCGATGGGGTTCTTGGTCGAACCCGATCAAGCGGTGATTTGGCGTGGGCCGATGCTGCACAGTTCGGTCACTCAGTTCCTCCGCGATACCGACTGGGGGCTGTTGGACTATCTGATCATCGACATGCCGCCGGGAACGGGAGACGTCGCGCTGACGTTGTCGCAGATCTTGCCGCTGTCGGGGGCTGTGATCGTTTGCACGCCGCAAGAGGTCGCGTTGTTGGATGCCGTGAAAGCGATCGCGATGTTCGGCAAGGTGCACATTCCGATCTTGGGAATGGTTGAAAACATGAGCGGTTTTCAGTGCCCCGATTGCAACAAGCATTACGACATCTTTGGCAAAGGTGGCGCCCGCGATAAGGCGGAAGAATTGCAGACGCCGTTCTTGGGCGGCGTGCCGATCAACATCCCGCTGCGAATCGCGGGAGATCAAGGGAAGCTAGCCGAATGCTTGGACGACGATGCAATTCGGGCGCCGATGGATCAAGTCGCACGCGCGGTCGTCCGGACTCTGGCGGCGAAGAACGCTGCCGCTCCCGCGACGCCTCAGTTGCCAACGCTGTAG
- a CDS encoding outer membrane beta-barrel protein yields MNLISRFFAIACICNAGLAVGQQFGHEEYPSESYPISGEGYKYQGDGGYYGNASCESCGPAPAKSCFASCLDGFTYGGWAQLGYYTYGSPMRFNDHPDRVNLSQMWLFAGKQANGAHGLDLGGRIDYVYGVDAQDTQAFGVDNGSWDTGWDNGIYGSAMPQLYGEAAYGNTSIKMGHFFTLIGYEVVSAPDNFFFSHSYTMVNSEPFTHTGALVTHKANEFVTVWGGYTLGWDSGYTDNGDNFLGGISVVLTDYTTITYTNTIGRLNENLELRGQDMKERGQMHSIVASTTVENFNHVLQIDRLDTKNQFDTFARDTFGINNYLFYDLADDVAAGLRFEWWNNRRDTNDHTDVYALTLGLNLKPKEFITVRPEVRWDWDVDAVPLGINEPNPNSPTNSPRSNQTTFGIDAIVTF; encoded by the coding sequence ATGAATCTCATCAGCAGGTTCTTTGCGATTGCTTGCATCTGCAACGCAGGTCTGGCCGTCGGGCAACAGTTTGGGCACGAAGAATATCCCAGCGAGAGTTACCCCATCTCAGGGGAAGGCTACAAATACCAGGGCGATGGCGGATACTACGGCAACGCTAGCTGCGAATCATGCGGCCCAGCGCCAGCCAAAAGTTGCTTCGCCAGCTGCTTGGACGGCTTTACATACGGGGGATGGGCCCAACTCGGCTACTACACCTACGGCTCGCCGATGCGATTCAACGATCACCCCGACCGAGTCAACCTATCGCAGATGTGGCTGTTTGCCGGAAAACAAGCTAACGGAGCCCACGGACTCGACCTCGGCGGACGCATCGATTACGTCTACGGCGTCGACGCGCAAGACACGCAAGCCTTCGGAGTCGATAACGGATCGTGGGATACCGGTTGGGACAATGGCATCTACGGCAGCGCGATGCCACAACTGTATGGCGAAGCAGCCTACGGCAACACTTCGATCAAAATGGGACACTTCTTCACTTTGATCGGCTACGAGGTTGTCAGCGCACCGGACAACTTCTTCTTCAGCCATTCCTACACGATGGTTAACAGCGAACCTTTCACCCATACCGGTGCATTGGTCACTCACAAGGCGAACGAATTTGTGACCGTCTGGGGTGGATACACGCTCGGATGGGACTCGGGCTACACGGACAATGGCGATAACTTCCTAGGCGGCATAAGCGTTGTCCTGACCGATTACACAACCATCACTTACACCAACACAATCGGTCGTTTGAACGAGAACCTCGAACTGCGTGGACAGGACATGAAAGAGCGTGGCCAGATGCACAGCATTGTCGCCAGCACGACCGTCGAGAACTTCAACCACGTATTGCAAATCGATCGCCTGGACACAAAGAACCAATTCGACACCTTCGCTCGCGATACGTTTGGCATCAACAACTACCTCTTCTACGATCTAGCTGACGATGTCGCAGCCGGCCTTCGCTTCGAATGGTGGAACAATCGCCGCGACACCAATGACCACACCGACGTCTACGCGTTGACATTGGGGCTGAACCTGAAACCCAAGGAATTCATCACCGTCCGCCCCGAAGTCCGCTGGGACTGGGATGTCGACGCGGTTCCGCTGGGTATCAACGAACCCAATCCAAACTCGCCGACAAACAGCCCGCGAAGCAACCAAACGACGTTTGGCATCGACGCCATCGTGACGTTCTAA
- a CDS encoding porin: MKISKLALLAAFACGIHAGSATAQQINTNYFGDVAQVGCFDNEPDCGLDASCCEPACECEAGCDSYGCDSCGGASGGGVFFQDGSLPSLACAGCGTCDLGDPWQLCGNHWGWDKGGWLQLGYTTAGRNGMNFNDHPDRVNLQQAWFYMEKVADGSDGLDWGGRVDYVYGVDAQNTQAFGNQGSHWDNGWDNGIYGHALPQAYGEAAYGDLSVKVGHFYTIIGYEVVSAPDNFFYSHAFTMNNSEPFTHTGALATYNLSDSTTIYGGYTAGWDSGFEDNGDNFIGGISQQIDDTTNITFAYVAGRFGTVSQPGYGGEKGNMFSVVTQKQLTNKLSYINQIDYLKTSIQGATSSLNERDTFDINNYLIYQVNDCWALGARFEWWNVEGNQFGLAPGDNHDVYDLTLGVNYRGNANWIVRPEVRWTWDKDSDRAVFAVNENGAASQTTFGIDGIYTF, encoded by the coding sequence ATGAAAATTAGCAAACTTGCACTCTTGGCTGCGTTTGCATGCGGAATCCACGCGGGCTCGGCAACTGCACAACAGATCAATACGAATTACTTTGGCGACGTCGCTCAGGTTGGTTGTTTCGACAACGAACCCGATTGTGGCCTCGATGCATCGTGCTGCGAACCAGCATGCGAATGCGAAGCGGGCTGCGACAGCTACGGCTGTGACAGCTGCGGCGGCGCTAGCGGCGGCGGCGTCTTCTTCCAAGACGGCAGCCTGCCAAGCTTGGCTTGTGCCGGATGCGGAACTTGCGACCTGGGCGACCCTTGGCAACTGTGTGGAAATCACTGGGGCTGGGACAAGGGCGGATGGTTGCAATTGGGCTACACCACCGCTGGCCGCAACGGAATGAACTTCAATGATCATCCCGATCGCGTGAACCTGCAACAAGCATGGTTCTACATGGAGAAGGTTGCCGACGGATCCGACGGCCTCGATTGGGGTGGACGCGTCGACTACGTCTACGGTGTCGATGCTCAGAACACGCAAGCGTTCGGTAACCAAGGCAGCCACTGGGACAACGGCTGGGACAACGGCATCTACGGCCACGCGTTGCCACAAGCCTACGGCGAAGCCGCCTACGGCGATCTGTCGGTCAAGGTTGGTCACTTCTACACCATCATTGGTTACGAAGTAGTATCCGCTCCCGACAACTTCTTCTACAGCCACGCGTTCACCATGAACAACAGCGAGCCATTCACGCACACCGGTGCATTGGCTACGTACAACCTGAGCGACAGCACCACGATCTACGGTGGTTACACCGCCGGTTGGGACTCCGGTTTCGAAGACAACGGTGACAACTTCATCGGTGGTATCTCGCAACAGATCGACGACACCACGAACATCACCTTCGCCTACGTTGCAGGTCGCTTCGGCACCGTTTCGCAACCCGGATATGGCGGCGAAAAGGGTAACATGTTCAGCGTCGTCACTCAGAAGCAGTTGACGAACAAGCTGTCCTACATCAACCAGATCGATTACCTGAAGACATCGATCCAAGGTGCTACATCGTCGTTGAACGAACGCGATACGTTTGATATCAACAACTACCTGATCTACCAAGTCAACGACTGCTGGGCTCTGGGAGCTCGCTTCGAATGGTGGAATGTTGAAGGCAACCAGTTTGGCCTGGCCCCTGGCGACAACCACGACGTCTACGACCTGACGCTGGGCGTGAACTATCGTGGCAACGCCAACTGGATCGTTCGCCCCGAAGTTCGCTGGACCTGGGACAAGGATTCGGACCGCGCGGTCTTTGCAGTCAACGAAAACGGTGCTGCTAGCCAAACGACCTTCGGAATCGACGGTATCTACACCTTCTAA
- the ftsY gene encoding signal recognition particle-docking protein FtsY encodes MAFWSKKKADDPDTSQAGLFDKFRKSLTKTSQVLNTDIRDLFKNDGRLVEDEFLGELFARLVRTDMGAGPAGRIRDDVATKFRGRKVEMEDILATIRDQVEAMLTQESAELSMADEGPTVILVVGVNGSGKTTSIAKLANRLTQEGNRVVLGAGDTFRAAAVEQLTIWSQRIGCEIVTGKPESDPASVAFATVQKAVDENFDVAIVDTAGRLQTQTHLMQQLDKIRRVIGKPVPSAPHEVLLVLDATAGQNAISQARGFSEAAGCTGIVLSKLDGSAKGGVVIPIREQFELPVKFIGLGEGIDDMAAFDAPMFSQALFSDSLGKPE; translated from the coding sequence ATGGCATTTTGGTCCAAAAAGAAAGCAGACGATCCGGATACCAGCCAAGCTGGCCTGTTCGATAAATTCCGCAAGAGCTTGACCAAGACCAGCCAAGTCTTGAACACCGATATCCGCGACCTTTTCAAAAACGATGGCCGCTTGGTGGAGGACGAGTTCCTGGGCGAGCTGTTCGCGCGGCTGGTCCGGACCGACATGGGTGCCGGCCCGGCAGGTCGCATTCGCGACGACGTGGCGACGAAGTTTCGCGGTCGCAAAGTCGAAATGGAAGATATCCTGGCAACCATTCGCGACCAAGTCGAAGCGATGCTGACGCAGGAATCGGCCGAACTGTCGATGGCTGACGAAGGGCCAACGGTGATCCTTGTTGTCGGAGTTAACGGTTCGGGCAAGACGACATCGATCGCCAAGCTGGCGAACCGGTTGACCCAAGAAGGGAACCGCGTGGTCCTAGGCGCAGGGGATACGTTCCGCGCCGCCGCAGTCGAGCAATTGACGATCTGGTCGCAACGCATCGGTTGCGAGATCGTCACTGGAAAACCGGAATCCGATCCCGCCAGCGTCGCCTTTGCCACGGTGCAGAAAGCTGTCGACGAGAACTTCGATGTTGCGATCGTCGATACCGCAGGACGTTTGCAAACACAGACACATCTAATGCAACAACTGGACAAGATCCGCCGCGTGATCGGCAAACCAGTCCCTTCGGCCCCGCACGAAGTGCTGTTAGTGCTGGATGCTACCGCGGGACAAAACGCGATCAGCCAAGCGCGTGGGTTCAGCGAAGCGGCGGGCTGCACCGGCATCGTATTATCGAAGCTCGACGGCAGCGCCAAAGGTGGTGTCGTGATTCCCATTCGAGAGCAATTCGAACTGCCGGTGAAGTTCATCGGACTGGGCGAAGGGATCGACGACATGGCCGCCTTCGATGCCCCGATGTTCTCTCAAGCGCTCTTCAGTGACTCACTTGGAAAGCCTGAATAA
- a CDS encoding tRNA-(ms[2]io[6]A)-hydroxylase: protein MLRLKSNSSQRWLSQVESNLDEILIDHAHCERKAASTAMGLMNSYAERRELCDEMASIVIEELEHYRMVLDVLDSRGIRFRQLKPSPYGSQLNALIIRTEPQRAVDKLLVASLIEARSCERFDLLRKHAPDKVLADFYDSLFESEARHHATYVRLAEEFAPRAEVQRRLNELSEAEAKIIEVGSELARMHS from the coding sequence ATGTTGCGACTCAAATCCAATTCGTCCCAACGCTGGCTTTCGCAGGTGGAGAGTAATCTCGACGAGATCTTGATCGATCACGCGCACTGCGAACGCAAGGCGGCATCGACCGCGATGGGGTTGATGAATTCCTACGCCGAGCGGCGCGAGTTGTGCGACGAAATGGCCAGCATCGTGATCGAGGAACTCGAGCACTACCGCATGGTGCTCGATGTGCTCGACAGCCGCGGGATCCGGTTTCGGCAGCTTAAGCCGAGTCCGTATGGCAGCCAATTAAATGCTTTGATCATTCGCACCGAACCGCAGCGGGCTGTCGACAAGTTGCTGGTCGCATCGTTGATCGAAGCCCGCAGTTGCGAGCGGTTCGATCTGCTGCGTAAGCATGCTCCGGACAAAGTGCTAGCCGATTTTTATGACAGCCTGTTCGAGAGCGAGGCGCGGCATCACGCGACCTACGTTCGGTTAGCCGAGGAGTTTGCACCGCGGGCCGAGGTTCAACGTCGGCTCAACGAATTGTCCGAAGCCGAAGCGAAGATTATCGAAGTCGGCAGCGAGTTGGCTCGCATGCACAGCTGA
- a CDS encoding DUF456 domain-containing protein yields MEAWWHLIWPIGLILLTTVAWGSNFVTLPGNWIAAALVVVYFLVAPSGQRISLGTTEVVAAIGFAVLGEVLEFAAAALGAKKAGGSKRATVMAVVGSMVGAMGGALLGLPIPIFGTVIAALLFGALGATAGAVLGEWMSGKQWKETIPVGHAAFWGRLLGTVGKICAGIMILLVVIVGVCV; encoded by the coding sequence ATGGAAGCTTGGTGGCACTTAATTTGGCCGATTGGTTTGATCCTGTTGACCACGGTGGCGTGGGGCAGCAACTTCGTCACGCTGCCGGGAAACTGGATCGCCGCAGCTCTGGTGGTCGTCTACTTCCTGGTCGCCCCCAGCGGCCAACGCATCTCGCTGGGAACGACCGAAGTGGTCGCGGCGATCGGTTTTGCCGTCCTGGGAGAGGTGCTGGAGTTTGCCGCCGCGGCGTTGGGAGCGAAGAAAGCCGGCGGCAGCAAAAGAGCGACGGTGATGGCCGTGGTGGGTTCGATGGTCGGCGCGATGGGTGGAGCGCTGCTGGGCTTGCCGATTCCAATCTTCGGCACCGTCATCGCCGCGTTGTTGTTCGGCGCTCTCGGCGCAACCGCCGGCGCGGTGCTGGGTGAATGGATGAGCGGCAAGCAGTGGAAGGAGACGATTCCCGTCGGTCACGCTGCGTTCTGGGGACGTCTGTTGGGAACGGTTGGGAAAATCTGCGCCGGAATAATGATTCTATTGGTCGTCATCGTTGGGGTTTGCGTTTGA
- a CDS encoding HNH endonuclease, producing MSTSSVLDSSVLILNRFYMAIRVVSVRRGFTLLYRQCAEVITLEDEQYTSYDFTSWCELSQLTSLEKQPGEDYIKAVGFDLRVPRICRLTRFDRLPVQSVRFNRKNLFARDSHRCQYCGQDKPSNQLSVDHVVPRSHGGKTTWENVVCCCLRCNSRKGGRTPSQANMNLLTTPIKPKFNPVLTQPIVDPRYECWKTFLPAAG from the coding sequence ATGTCTACTTCGTCAGTTCTTGATTCAAGTGTGCTGATTCTAAATCGCTTTTATATGGCGATCCGTGTCGTCTCGGTGCGACGGGGCTTCACGTTGTTATATCGCCAGTGTGCTGAAGTCATCACGTTGGAAGATGAACAATATACCAGCTACGATTTCACTTCATGGTGTGAGTTGAGTCAATTGACTTCGCTCGAAAAGCAACCTGGCGAAGACTACATCAAAGCCGTCGGTTTCGATCTTCGCGTCCCGCGGATTTGTCGCTTGACGCGATTCGATCGCTTGCCGGTGCAATCGGTGCGGTTCAATCGTAAAAACTTATTTGCTCGCGATAGTCACCGTTGCCAATACTGTGGCCAGGACAAACCGTCGAACCAGTTGAGCGTCGACCATGTGGTGCCACGCAGTCATGGCGGCAAGACGACTTGGGAGAATGTCGTCTGTTGTTGTCTGCGGTGTAATTCTCGCAAGGGCGGGCGGACGCCGTCGCAGGCGAACATGAACCTGCTGACGACGCCGATCAAACCGAAGTTCAATCCGGTGTTGACCCAGCCGATCGTCGATCCGCGGTACGAATGTTGGAAGACGTTTTTACCCGCGGCGGGTTAG
- a CDS encoding undecaprenyl-diphosphate phosphatase, which yields MWEMVLLAVIQGIAEFLPISSSGHLVIFGELLGITEESATVNIVLHAGTLASILVVYWRRILDMLTSDRRVIPLLVIGTIPAGIAGVIIKTQFKHLLESPLIAGCMLLVTGGLLLLLKYLPTRDATYQSLSWRKAFEIGTFQAFALMPGISRSGSTIVGGRMLGLSNEDAVTFSFLLAIPAILGATVLEMKDLAQSDLTMDRMAPLLVGAVVAFLVGIFALRWLIAWSRRGRLHLFAWWCIPMGIGTILWQLR from the coding sequence ATGTGGGAAATGGTTTTATTAGCGGTTATCCAAGGGATCGCCGAATTCCTGCCGATCAGTTCGTCGGGACATCTGGTGATCTTCGGCGAATTATTAGGAATTACTGAAGAGTCCGCTACCGTGAACATCGTACTTCACGCCGGTACACTTGCCTCGATTCTTGTCGTCTATTGGCGACGAATCCTCGATATGCTGACCAGCGACCGACGGGTGATCCCCCTACTGGTTATCGGCACGATCCCCGCCGGCATCGCAGGCGTGATCATCAAGACACAGTTCAAACACTTGCTGGAAAGCCCGTTGATCGCGGGATGCATGCTGTTGGTGACCGGCGGCCTTCTATTGCTGCTGAAATACCTGCCGACGCGCGACGCAACCTACCAATCGCTATCGTGGCGAAAGGCGTTTGAGATCGGCACCTTCCAGGCTTTCGCCTTGATGCCAGGGATCAGCCGCAGCGGGTCGACGATCGTCGGCGGCCGGATGCTGGGACTGAGCAACGAAGACGCCGTCACGTTTTCGTTCCTGCTGGCGATCCCCGCGATCCTGGGCGCTACGGTGCTTGAGATGAAAGACCTCGCCCAATCCGATCTCACGATGGACCGCATGGCACCGCTGCTAGTCGGCGCCGTGGTCGCATTCTTGGTGGGGATCTTCGCGCTGCGATGGTTGATCGCGTGGAGCCGCCGCGGACGACTGCATCTCTTCGCTTGGTGGTGCATCCCGATGGGCATCGGGACGATCCTCTGGCAGCTGCGCTAA
- a CDS encoding DUF368 domain-containing protein — protein MIPRNPGTIAGDLLNFARGFCMGAADSVPGVSGGTVALILGHYHQLVAAISHFDREALSLALAGKWRRLAEHIDLRFLIALGLGVGIAIVSLASLLHWLLENRLPGTLAVFMGLIVASIWIVARQIQRWSATAWVAVLLGTAVGYLISSLSPLAGEPGLLYLFFSGVIAITAMILPGISGSFVLVLLGVYHHVIGLVKALPRGELTLEGLIQIIVFASGCAIGLAAFSRVLRWLLEHYQNVTFACLLGLMIGSLKRVWPLQQPTAETAAEKFSHRVFELVPISEWAQPLWPLLLLGIGAASFVLAAEAIAVRMYTPRDVDAKLNEGA, from the coding sequence ATGATTCCGCGGAACCCAGGAACGATTGCTGGTGATCTACTAAATTTTGCCAGAGGTTTCTGCATGGGGGCCGCCGATAGCGTCCCGGGGGTCAGCGGAGGAACGGTCGCGCTGATTTTAGGGCACTATCATCAGCTTGTCGCGGCGATCAGTCATTTCGATCGCGAGGCGCTTTCGCTGGCATTGGCGGGCAAGTGGCGTCGGTTGGCCGAACACATCGACCTGCGGTTTCTGATCGCGTTGGGGTTGGGCGTCGGGATCGCCATCGTCTCGCTGGCCAGTCTGCTGCACTGGTTGCTGGAGAACCGCCTGCCGGGAACGCTAGCGGTCTTCATGGGATTGATCGTGGCGAGCATCTGGATCGTTGCTCGCCAGATCCAACGCTGGAGTGCAACCGCTTGGGTGGCAGTCTTGCTGGGAACCGCTGTTGGATATCTGATTAGTTCGCTCTCGCCGTTAGCTGGCGAACCGGGCTTGCTCTATCTCTTCTTTTCCGGCGTGATCGCGATCACCGCCATGATCTTGCCCGGGATCAGCGGCTCGTTTGTGCTTGTTCTGTTGGGTGTGTATCACCATGTGATCGGGCTGGTGAAAGCATTGCCGCGCGGTGAGCTCACGCTGGAGGGCTTGATTCAGATCATCGTCTTTGCATCGGGCTGTGCGATCGGTTTAGCCGCTTTCTCGCGGGTCCTGCGGTGGCTGCTGGAACATTATCAAAATGTGACCTTTGCCTGCCTGCTTGGCTTGATGATCGGTAGCTTGAAAAGAGTCTGGCCGTTGCAGCAGCCGACTGCGGAGACGGCGGCCGAGAAATTCTCTCATCGTGTGTTCGAATTGGTTCCCATCAGCGAATGGGCTCAGCCTCTGTGGCCGTTGTTATTGTTGGGCATTGGGGCTGCGTCATTTGTACTAGCTGCCGAAGCGATCGCAGTTCGTATGTATACGCCCCGTGATGTGGATGCCAAGTTGAATGAAGGTGCGTGA